GCAGGGCATTAAATTGACGCCGAAACATTATGCGTATTTAAAAATTTCTGAGGGCTGTAATCATCGTTGCACGTTTTGCATCATCCCATCATTGCGTGGTGATTTGGTGTCGCGCCCGATTGGTGAAGTGGTGAAAGAAGCCGAAAAATTGGTGCAGTCTGGTGTGAAAGAGCTGCTTGTGGTGTCGCAGGACACCAGCGCGTACGGCGTGGATGTGAAATTCCGCACGGGTTTCATCAATGGTCGTCCTGTCAAAACCCACATGCAGGAGTTGGTCGGTGAGTTGGCGCAGTTGGGTGCGTGGGTGCGTTTGCATTATGTGTATCCATATCCGCACGTGGACAATGTGATTGAGTTGATGAATCAAGCAGCAGTCAACGGTCATGGTCGCGTCTTGCCTTACCTTGATGTGCCGTTTCAACATGCCCATCCGCGTGTGTTGAAGGCAATGAAGCGCCCTGCGAATGGTGAAAAAGTGCTTGAACGCATCAATGCGTGGCGCAATGCGTGCCCTGATTTGACGATTCGTTCAACATTCATTGCTGGCTTTCCGAGCGAGACCGAAGAAGAGTTTGAATACTTGCTGGACTTCTTGGACGAAGCGCAATTGGATCGCGTCGGTTGTTTCGCTTATTCGCCTGTGGATGGTGCGGTGGCCAATCAAATTGAAGGTGCGTTGCCTGATGAAGTCCGCGAGGAGCGTACAGCGCGTTTCATGGAGAAGCAGCAAGGCATCAGTACGGCGCGTTTGGCGAAAAAAATCGGTTCGGTGCAGACTGTGCTGATTGATGAAGTGGATGAGGACGGTGCGATTGCCCGCAGCATGGCGGATGCGCCCGAAATCGATGGTTCGGTCTACATTGATTACACTGAAACGCCGCTGGAAGTGGGGCAATTTGTTGATGTGAAAATTCATGCCAGCGATGAGTATGATTTGTGGGGTGAGTTGGTTTAAACCCATATTTGAAAAGCCGTTTTGCCCAGTGCATGCGGCTTTTTTATTGGAGAACATAATGAAGTCTGGTGTGCGCTTATTCGGCATGGGTTCAATGGTTGTGTGGTTATTCTTGTCATTGTCGTTATCAGTTTGGACAGGTTCGGCTTTTGCTAAAAATCCATACCCAAATGCAGGCGTGTGTGATGGTTTGCCCAAAGTGAATGTGAAAACCATTTCGGGGACTTGCATGGGTGTGGTGGCATCGGATTTGAAAATGCCACGCGGCGTGTTGCCGTTATCTGATGCTGAGGTTTGGGTGACCGAAATGGGTTCATGGGAAAAGAATCACGGTCGCTTGAGCCGTTTGTCTTTGCAGGGCAATGGCAGTTTTGTGCGCAGCACGTTGTTGGATGGCCTTGATCGACCCCACGCGATTGTGCTGGGGCGTGATGGTTGGGTGTATGTGGCGGAGGCGGGGCGGATTGTGCGCTTGAATCCAAAATCGAGCCCGCTTGTTGCCGAAACTGTGTTGACGGAGTTGCCCGATGAGGGGCATCATCCACTCAAACAAATGGTGTTTGATGCGAATGGCGATTTGTACCTGAGCATGGGGGCGAGAACCGATCATTGCGAAGGCAAAGACAATGCCGCTGCGGGTTTTCCATGTCAAGAAGCGCGGGGTGAGCGTGCGACGGCAAGCATTTGGAAAATCACGTCTTTGTTGAATCAGCCACGCATCAGTGTGTATGCCCGTGGGTTGCGCAATGCAATGGGTATGGCGTGGAGTCCATTGGGTGCTTTGGTCGTTACCGACAATGGTCGGGACAATATTGCTCAAGCGGATAAACAATTGAGCGATGCCCAGTTGCCGCACGATGAGTTGAATGTGGTGAAGCAGGGGCATGATTATGGCTGGCCATATTGCTATGACAACAACCGTTTGAATCCAGAATACCGCATGCGTTCAAAGGCATGTGCGGGTAAGGTCAAGCCCGCTCAACTGTTGCCTGCACACAGCGCGCCGCTGGGCATTCTGTTGTATCCAAACGATGGCGAAATCACGGCGTTGCGGGGCCAATTCTTGATTGCTTTACATGGTTACCGTGACACGGGGCATCGGGTGATCAGCGTGAATGCAGAAACGATGGGCTCATCACATGAGGTTGTGGGCGCTTGGGCTGCGACGGACAATCAACCGATGGGGGCGCCCGTTGAGCTGCGTGCGTCGCCATCGGGTAAACTGTACATCACGGATGATCGCAATGGTGCTTTGTTGCGTTTGACTCATGCGACACGCTGACGAGGATTTAATCATTGATTGGTGCGTTGATTGGTGCTTCGGTTGAGGTTTTGATTGGTATTTAGGTTGTTTTTTGGTTGCACCTTCATCACGCAACGGCAACAACAGGGCATTGGAATGCCCTGTTTAATTGTTTATTGCAGTTATTGCTGTTGTTGTTTATTACGGTTTGTTGCAATGTAAAAATAGACGGTTTGCCTTGAGTTTCTGCACGTTAAAAATATTGACGCAGGTGCTCAGCTGTCACCACTTGGGCTCGGATCTCATGTAAGTAATCGATCAGTCCAACGAATTTATCGTATGACCAATAAATGCTCGATGGTTCTGTGTTGTCGATTCGGTGCAATAAAAAGATCAATAAACCACCGTAATTGTGGCAATCATATACGAGTTTTTTGGCCTTGTCTAAACTCACACCAGGCAGCAAATTAATGATTTTTAATTGTGTTTTGTCGCCTGTTTTTGATTGCAAGCCCTCAATGACGGTTCGACCCATGGCAAAGTAACTTGTGATGATGTTTTGTGTGTCTTGGTTGTAACCACCATTGGCGTACGCCACAATGTCTGCTGATCCACCCATGCCTTGATTTTCTAGTTCCAATTTACAGCTGTTCAGTTCTTTGAGTTGATCTTGATACGACAATGTTTTCAGGTTAATGTGATTGTAAGTGTGGTTGACCATCACGACGCCGTTACCGTGCATTTCTTTCAGTTGTGTCCATGTGCAATAGTCTGTTTTTCCGACACGGCTGGGGGCGATGGCGAGGGTGAATTTATAACCATAGCGGCGAAGCTTGGGGTAAATGACGTTGTATTGATCGTTCCATGCATCGTCTGTCCAAATTAAAACCTTCCCTTGTGATGAATCCATCGTGTCAAACGAATAAAATTGAACATTCGCTGCCCCCAAAGTGTTGGTATCGACCCGCACTTGGTAGCTGACGATGGGCATGTAAGTGAAATTTGCTTTTGTTGCGCCTGTTGAAAACACAAAATCTTTCCAGCCTAATAAAAACTCATTGCGCCCTTTGATGAAGCTGCCTGCAGAAATTTTAAAGTAACCATACTGTGTGTTGTCCGTTTTTAGCGAAAAATACACCGTGATGGCATTGATGTTTTCTGGGGCATCAATGTTGAGGCTTAGCATATAACGTTCACT
The window above is part of the Ephemeroptericola cinctiostellae genome. Proteins encoded here:
- a CDS encoding polysaccharide deacetylase family protein, with translation MSQLINFQGSNLFSNINTTGSVGVDANNYLQLRVPVNTFVTARRNAGTFDTTHFFLNISERYMLSLNIDAPENINAITVYFSLKTDNTQYGYFKISAGSFIKGRNEFLLGWKDFVFSTGATKANFTYMPIVSYQVRVDTNTLGAANVQFYSFDTMDSSQGKVLIWTDDAWNDQYNVIYPKLRRYGYKFTLAIAPSRVGKTDYCTWTQLKEMHGNGVVMVNHTYNHINLKTLSYQDQLKELNSCKLELENQGMGGSADIVAYANGGYNQDTQNIITSYFAMGRTVIEGLQSKTGDKTQLKIINLLPGVSLDKAKKLVYDCHNYGGLLIFLLHRIDNTEPSSIYWSYDKFVGLIDYLHEIRAQVVTAEHLRQYF
- a CDS encoding PQQ-dependent sugar dehydrogenase, with amino-acid sequence MKSGVRLFGMGSMVVWLFLSLSLSVWTGSAFAKNPYPNAGVCDGLPKVNVKTISGTCMGVVASDLKMPRGVLPLSDAEVWVTEMGSWEKNHGRLSRLSLQGNGSFVRSTLLDGLDRPHAIVLGRDGWVYVAEAGRIVRLNPKSSPLVAETVLTELPDEGHHPLKQMVFDANGDLYLSMGARTDHCEGKDNAAAGFPCQEARGERATASIWKITSLLNQPRISVYARGLRNAMGMAWSPLGALVVTDNGRDNIAQADKQLSDAQLPHDELNVVKQGHDYGWPYCYDNNRLNPEYRMRSKACAGKVKPAQLLPAHSAPLGILLYPNDGEITALRGQFLIALHGYRDTGHRVISVNAETMGSSHEVVGAWAATDNQPMGAPVELRASPSGKLYITDDRNGALLRLTHATR
- the rimO gene encoding 30S ribosomal protein S12 methylthiotransferase RimO, with translation MTDLNSPKIGFVSLGCPKALVDSEDILTKLRTEGYAISPSYEDADLVVVNTCGFIDSAVQESLDAIGEALHENGKVVVTGCLGARTDENGDNMVRAMHPKVLAVTGPHATNEVLDAVHLHLPRPHEPFIDLLPPQGIKLTPKHYAYLKISEGCNHRCTFCIIPSLRGDLVSRPIGEVVKEAEKLVQSGVKELLVVSQDTSAYGVDVKFRTGFINGRPVKTHMQELVGELAQLGAWVRLHYVYPYPHVDNVIELMNQAAVNGHGRVLPYLDVPFQHAHPRVLKAMKRPANGEKVLERINAWRNACPDLTIRSTFIAGFPSETEEEFEYLLDFLDEAQLDRVGCFAYSPVDGAVANQIEGALPDEVREERTARFMEKQQGISTARLAKKIGSVQTVLIDEVDEDGAIARSMADAPEIDGSVYIDYTETPLEVGQFVDVKIHASDEYDLWGELV